The Chiloscyllium punctatum isolate Juve2018m chromosome 30, sChiPun1.3, whole genome shotgun sequence genome includes a region encoding these proteins:
- the LOC140455261 gene encoding nuclear factor 7, brain-like gives MASKQQLLRLIEEAICPICLDFFTDPVTLECGHNFCRSCNTKSWEKKEANSCPECREEFPKRNLRVNRALANLAEEYRKLKLDPKEKESKPHCEKHQEDLKLFCETDKKLICLICRDSREHREHRFLPINEAFEIYKDQLKSSLDSLTEKKSSVLQTELTQKRKISEVREQASSLQTHITSEFTKMHQILTEKEQRLLRDLREEEERIVEPMEKNLREIQENLNSIEENLSKLQKQMEQKDELMFLKEEACRKRRISDEKMTLSSADGSLSLGQFTGPLQYTVWREMIHTIHPGVCRRSNRRQGRTGTAEIHQDVAWAGAFHL, from the exons ATGGCTTCCAAACAGCAGCTCCTGAGACTGATCGAGGAGGCAATTTGTCCCATTTGTCTGGATTTCTTCACCGATCCGGTTACACTGGAGTGTGGACACAACTTCTGCCGCTCCTGTAACACCAAGAGTTGGGAAAAGAAGGAGGCAAACTCCTGCCCGGAATGTAGAGAGGAATTTCCGAAAAGAAACCTCAGGGTGAATCGGGCCTTAGCGAATCTGGCCGAGGAGTATCGAAAATTAAAGCTGGATCCGAAAGAGAAGGAAAGTAAACCTCACTGTGAGAAACATCAGGAAGATCTGAAACTGTTTTGTGAAACTGACAAGAAATTGATCTGTCTGATTTGTAGAGATTCGCGGGAACACAGAGAGCACCGCTTCCTGCCGATCAATGAGGCTTTTGAAATATACAAG GATCAGCTGAAATCTTCATTAGATTCTCTCACTGAGAAGAAATCGTCGGTTCTACAAACAGAACTGACCCAGAAACGGAAGATTTCCGAAGTGAGG GAACAGGCGAGCAGTCTGCAGACCCACATCACATCCGAGTTCACTAAAATGCACCAGATTCTCACTGAGAAAGAGCAGCGTTTACTCAGAGATCTCAGGGAAGAAGAGGAGAGGATTGTGGAACCAATGGAGAAAAACCTTCGAGAGATTCAGGAGAATTTAAATTCTATTGAGGAGAATCTCTCAAAGTTGCAGAAACAGATGGAGCAAAAAGACGAGCTGATGTTTCTGAAG GAGGAAGCTTGTCGGAAGAGAAG GATTAGTGATGAGAAGATGACACTCTCATCTGCTGATGGCTCTCTGTCTCTGGGACAGTTCACCGGCCCTTTACAGTACACTGTCTGGAGAGAAATGATACACACCATTCACCCAG